The stretch of DNA ATTGTAACTAACTTTTAATACCTTCAATATTATACTTTTACCTCCTCACTGTATAATTTATTTGATACCACATTTTTATCATCTCGTAAGGAGGTCATTCAATTGTCATTATTCGGTAACTCTTCTCAGCTGTACTTCGATTTCGTATACTCTGATTATTTGAAAGAACATTCTGAATTTTCCTGTCTCCCCTTACGTAACTTCTGAAGCTACTTTCTCTTACTTTAATAAGGAGTTTGGCCCTTCTTATTTGGATAAGGTTATCGTTTTTACCGTCCTTAAAGGTATCAAAGAGGGGATCTTTGATACTAGCTATCTTATTGTCGATTCTTACCATGTTATTTTTAATTTTTTATTCCATTAACTTATTTTTCCTTTTGTTAATTATTGCTTTATCTATTTCCGAAATGGGTATTAAAATTTACATGCCTACGCTTTTTTGCACTAGAAGCGGCAAATACTACAATTACACTTACTTACTTCATTAAAATAGCATACTCTTTACTTCATTGAAACTTTTTTACGCGCAAAGAAAATAATTTCACTATTCCTTGTTTTTACCTAACGATTGTCTTACTTCAAAATAAAAAAACCTTAATAAATACTGCTTCTTATCCAAGAGTAGTTACTCACTCTTCGATATACCAATATTTACTAAGGTTTTCTCTTCTTCTCCACCTTAAGACTTTTATTAACTTTAAGTCTTAAACCTTATTTCAATGTTCCTACATTTTTAAAATTCTTTAGTTCAGAAACTTTTGAATTAATTATACATTAATGTTTTTATATTGTCAAAGTCAATTATAACCATATACAACCAATTACAGTCATTTATCATCGATTAGAGACATTTATCTACTAAATACTTAGTTTTACTTTTTATAAAAAATGTCTACAATCTTTTAAATTAAATCAATTCTTTTTTCAATTCAATTATTTCTTTTTCTAATTCTTCTTTTATTGTTTCATTCTCTCTTTTCGCCTCTAGATATTCTCTTAATTTTTCATGTCTTTTAGAATTTAATGGATACCTAACTGCAGCAATTATTCCTAAAATCAATAAGATTATTGGAACGAAAGAAATTATAAATCTCAATGCAAACAAAAAACTCTCAGGCTGAGGCTGCTCTACACCGTCTATTGGGTTAATAAATCCTGCTAATCCTAATGAAAAGGTAACTCCTGCAACAGCCAAGCCAGATGCTACTTTCCTGACAAACGTCATCAGGCCACTCAAAGTACCCTCTTCTCTTTTACCAAATTTTAACTCAGCAACATCGGTAACATCCCCAAATATAGTATGAGGCATAACTGCGACTGCCGAAACCCCTGCACCTATTATTGCAGCCATTAAAATTATGTGGAACATAGTTACATCAGGAGGCAACGTAAAAAGAATGAATCCCGCAACACACCATACTAATGCACCTAAAATATATGAGATATTTTTGGATGTCTTTTTAGCAATAAAGGCATAAAATGGGATAAAAATAATTTCAGTTATGAAAAGAGCACCTAAAGCTATGGGAAGTAAGCCTTCATTTCCAATATAATATTTAGTATAATAGGCAAAAATGGTTGAAACTACATCTATCGATAAGTAAGCTAGAAGATACATAGCGATAAGGAGTCGAAAGCTTTTGATTTTAAAAGGTTCAAAAAACATATTGAAAAAATTGAAGGTACTCTTCTCTTTTGAAAACTCTTCTCTTTCCTTGGTGAACAGAAAAACACCAACCCACGGAATTGAAAAGATTAAGCCAAACGTTATTGCCATCACTATATAACCTGTTCTGATATCAGAAAAAGCATTCACAATTAACATTGGAAGCACTGCGCAAACCAAACCCGCACCTATCGAAAAGGCAAGTCTATATGAATTTAAAGAAGTCCTTTCATTGTAATCTAACGTTAATTCGGCTCCTAAGGCAGTATAAGGAGTCATAACCATAGTAAATACGGTTGTGAAAGCTATATATGCCATTAGTGCGTAAATGAATTTCCCCAATTGATTAGGAAAACTTGCTGGATACCAAAGAATGAAAAAAGATATAAAGATCAAAAAGGTTCCTGCCAACAAGTAAGGTCTTCTTCTGCCAAACCTTGTTCTTGTATTATCAGTTATAAATCCCATTAAAGGATCTGTAACAGCATCCCAAATTCTACCAATTAGAAGAATGGGAGCAATATACTGCATCCTTAGACCGATGACATCGGTAAGGAAGATAGCATAGAAAAAATTTATTATATTGAAAGCACCACCACCAAAAATATCTCCCGATGCATAGAATAACTTAGTTTTCAAAGGTAGTTTTTCACTATTCACTTTTTCATCTCCTTTATGGAATTAATAAGAACAAAGTTTTAAACCTTAATTACCCAATTTAAATAAGTTCTTTATCTCCTGGTTAGACAACTCAGTTATCCAGCTTTCTCCTGTCTTTATAATATTTTCAGATAACTCTTTCTTTTTTTCTAGCATCTCATTTATTTTCTCTTCAAAAGTTTCTAAGGTGATGAATCTGTGAACTATCACGTCTTTTGTTTGACCAATCCTGAAAGTTCTATCGGTTGCCTGACTTTCCACTGCCGGGTTCCACCACAGGTCGTAATGTATGACGTGGTTTGCTGCCGTTAAATTTAATCCAGTACCCCCAGCTTTTAAAGATAGGATCATAATTGGGTATCTATGCTTTGTTTGAAAGTCGTTTATCATTTCATCTCTCTTTTTTCTGTTGAGTCCTCCATGGAAAAATAGAGGTTCTATCTTAATGTTGTCTGTCAGTATCTTTGTTAATATACCTCCCATCTCTTTGTATTGAGTGAAAAGTACCACTTTTTCGTTGTTGTCTATAATATTTTGAAGTAGGTCCAATAATTTCTCTGTTTTACCAGAATCATCTGGTAAAGGAACTCCTTTTTTAGTGTAGTTAACAGGATGATTGCAGATCTGTTTAAGTGATGTCAACATTTTAAGTATTAATCCTTTTCTTTGAATGCCATCAGCTTCCATCTTTTCCAACTCTTCTTCTACGTGTTCAACAACCTCTTTATAAAGTGCAATTTGTGATGGTTTTAAGTATACATATTCGTCGTATGTGAACTTTTCCGGAAGGTCTTTTATGATATTTTTATCAGTTTTAATTCTTCTTATCAAAAATGGATTTATCAAACTTTGTAACCTTTTTGTTGCGGTTGTATCCCCGTATTTTTCAATAGGTTTTGCGAAGGTTTCTACAAAACGATTCTTTCCACCCAAATATCCAGACATAAGGAAATCGTATAAGCTCCATAATTCAGTTAATCTGTTTTCTATGGGAGTCCCTGTCATTGCGATCCTCTTTGGAGCGCGGAGGGCTTTTACCGCTTTGGTTTGTTGCGCATCCGAATTTTTTATGTTTTGCGCTTCGTCTATAACAACCATTGAAAATTCTTTTTTCGTTAGAAATTCAACCTCGTTTCTCACTACACTGTAAGTTGTTATAATTACATCTGAATTATCCTCAAACTTTCTATCGCTTCCATGGTAAATACTTACATTCAAAGTAGGTGCAAATTTTTTACACTCCTTGTACCAATTCCCAACAAGTGTCGTTGGGCATATCACTAAAACCGGATTTTCTAAGGCTTTTTCTTCTTTCATTTTGAGAATTACTGATATAACTTGGACCGTCTTACCCAACCCCATATCATCCGCTATACAAACGTTGAAACCTTTTTCTAAGTTCGTGTACAACCATCTGAATCCAGTTTTCTGATAATGCCTTAACTCCGCATTAAGATTTTTTGGCAATCTTACCGGAGAAACTTTCCTCAATTCTTCTAAAAACTTTTGAAGCTTGTTATCTAATATCACGGGAAGACCGTTCATCTCTTGTGAAAGTATAACTTTCAAAGTTTCAAAGTCTGAGGTTAAGTTTATATTCTTGACCTTTTCCATAATAGACTCAAACTCGTTGGCACCCAAAAACACGTAATTTTCTTTTATCTTAACTATCCCTTTTGATTTTTTTGCCAGCTTTTCGAACTCTTCAAGTGAAATTTCTGAATCTCCTATGAGTATGGTGTAATTGAATCGTATGAGCTTGGACAAAGATAAAAAGGATACGTGACTGCCTGTAGAATTCGCTTTTAGGGCA from Petrotoga olearia DSM 13574 encodes:
- a CDS encoding MFS transporter, with the translated sequence MNSEKLPLKTKLFYASGDIFGGGAFNIINFFYAIFLTDVIGLRMQYIAPILLIGRIWDAVTDPLMGFITDNTRTRFGRRRPYLLAGTFLIFISFFILWYPASFPNQLGKFIYALMAYIAFTTVFTMVMTPYTALGAELTLDYNERTSLNSYRLAFSIGAGLVCAVLPMLIVNAFSDIRTGYIVMAITFGLIFSIPWVGVFLFTKEREEFSKEKSTFNFFNMFFEPFKIKSFRLLIAMYLLAYLSIDVVSTIFAYYTKYYIGNEGLLPIALGALFITEIIFIPFYAFIAKKTSKNISYILGALVWCVAGFILFTLPPDVTMFHIILMAAIIGAGVSAVAVMPHTIFGDVTDVAELKFGKREEGTLSGLMTFVRKVASGLAVAGVTFSLGLAGFINPIDGVEQPQPESFLFALRFIISFVPIILLILGIIAAVRYPLNSKRHEKLREYLEAKRENETIKEELEKEIIELKKELI
- a CDS encoding DEAD/DEAH box helicase, yielding MGGKYVFGKSWWGKKWVEALKNIDRDTNRLPRGRNYAKKGAVLEIKIQKNSVISARVQGTRPNPYREKIALPSFTKEEKEKIKKVLNERLDLSAMLIGGNLPEELLDITNNMGIKLFPQSWNEIDAHCSCPDWANPCKHLAAVYYIIADEIDKDPFLIFEMHGMKKKDLIEIAKETEKTSDSIFTDKKEEPSKPTEQPDPSYEKYEIEKVINPLPDEAYFYDGKNFKNLLLRMYNQLSKAISEEDGRVDEGFNPYFKETEIKFIYSPITPNIILEGEPLEELKCKKEKSHYTVYYEDLFDLFGSIPLVETDEDSEASLFLKRLVSFVYRLIDMKAFIPTPQKINEEDFVIDYSPVYFNDYVKDYVNYLSSIVPGSLVVNEKGQYMKRDKIVEYLVSQYIKYLIKKYYKTEVKNKITDVFFESKVYTTQKFEEKRTYESIKNYLEPLLLRQSKYQLVISIEDMGELFFNLSLDIYRKDEPFDTYQDIKTFFESQEDGKSEVLKEIVTIAKYAEFFGEFLKKKSSKIIVTTQQLSEIMINAMPILKLLNVEILAPKALQKVSRPKLALKANSTGSHVSFLSLSKLIRFNYTILIGDSEISLEEFEKLAKKSKGIVKIKENYVFLGANEFESIMEKVKNINLTSDFETLKVILSQEMNGLPVILDNKLQKFLEELRKVSPVRLPKNLNAELRHYQKTGFRWLYTNLEKGFNVCIADDMGLGKTVQVISVILKMKEEKALENPVLVICPTTLVGNWYKECKKFAPTLNVSIYHGSDRKFEDNSDVIITTYSVVRNEVEFLTKKEFSMVVIDEAQNIKNSDAQQTKAVKALRAPKRIAMTGTPIENRLTELWSLYDFLMSGYLGGKNRFVETFAKPIEKYGDTTATKRLQSLINPFLIRRIKTDKNIIKDLPEKFTYDEYVYLKPSQIALYKEVVEHVEEELEKMEADGIQRKGLILKMLTSLKQICNHPVNYTKKGVPLPDDSGKTEKLLDLLQNIIDNNEKVVLFTQYKEMGGILTKILTDNIKIEPLFFHGGLNRKKRDEMINDFQTKHRYPIMILSLKAGGTGLNLTAANHVIHYDLWWNPAVESQATDRTFRIGQTKDVIVHRFITLETFEEKINEMLEKKKELSENIIKTGESWITELSNQEIKNLFKLGN